The genomic DNA CGGCTCGAAGCCGTCCCCGGCGGAGTCGTGGATGAACTGCTGCTGAGCATCTACGTGAATGCTCAGGAACTGGCGACCCTCATGTGCAGCCCGCTGGATCAGGAGGCACTGGCGCTCGGCTTTCTGTTCAATGAGGGTGTGATTCGCTCGCTGGCTGAGATTCGCCTGATCCGCCCCAACGCCAGCCGTACCGCGGTAGATATTTTCCTTAACCGTGACAGGTTCGATCCACCACGCCGCATGATCTTGACCTCTGGCTGTAGTGGCGGTGTGACCTTTCAGGACCTGCAGCGAACTCATCCGCCGTTGCAGACCGACCGGACTACCACGCCGGAAGTCATCTTCGAGCTGATGCGGGCGATGAAAAGCGCCGCGCACCTCTACAATCGGGTGCGCGGAGTCCATACTGCCATCCTGGGCGATGAAAGCGGGCTGCTGCTGGTTGCCGAGGACGTAGGCCGCCACAATACCATCGACAAGATCGCCGGCAAGGCGCTCCAGGCGGGCATTGAGACCCGCGATCGCATCCTGGTCACCAGTGGCCGTATAAGCTCGGAGATGCTCAACAAGGCGCGGATGATGGGCGTGCCGCTTGTTGCCAGCCACACCTCGCCCACCAGCATGACCGTCCGGCTGGCCCAGGCCTGGCAGATCTGCGTGATCGGCTACGTGCGGCAGAACAGTATGCGCATCTACACCCACCCGCAGCGCTTGGCCCTGCCGCCGATCAGCGAAGGAAATGACCTCCCGCCGGAGGCAGAAGACTGAGGTGCTCGTTACCCGCGAAGAGGACGAAACAGGGCGCGCCTGCACACAGGTGCGCCCTGTCCGGTGATCAACAGGCAGCAATCAACCTGCCGTCCGGGGAAGGGGATTGCCCTCTGGGAAATTGACGGCAGCGCCAGCCAGGCTTAGTTGGCCGCCTGTTCCGCGCTGACGGCGACTGAAGGCTGTACAGGCGCTTCCGGGCTGGCTTCGGCTGGCGCCTGGCGGGAAGCCGCCTGACGCTGATTGACCGTGTTGATGCCGTTGCGGACAACCGTCAACGTGCGGATGAGCTGGCTTTCCAGCTCACTCAGCACATCCATGACATACTTGTCAGCATCAGCCTGGATCGCCTCGGCTTCCTGACGGGCCTGTTCCAAGATGTTGGCGGCGCGGCTCTGGGCGGCCTGGGCGATCGCTTCGCGGGAGATCAGGCTATCGCCGCGCTCGCGGGCCAGTTCCACCAGACGCGCCGCTTCTTCATTGGCCTGGGCCATCAGGCGATCGCGCTGCTGAAGCACCCGATTCGCCTTTTCGATCTCTTCCGGGATCGAAATGCGCATCTGGTCGATGATCTCCAGCGCGCGTTCCTCGTCAATCATCGTGTACTTACTGAGCGGGATGTGCCGCCCCTCATCGATCAGGTCTTCGAGGCGGTCGACCAGATGAAGAATATCCATATCAAGACTCCCTTCCCCCGAATCAGTCGGTCATACTGACCATGTACACCGGGTTATCGCCATTCTGCCGTAGCTCGCTGAACTTGCGGCGCAGCGCCTCCTGGACGTGCAGCGGGACCATGGTGCTGACTTCCCCGCCCAGCGAGGCGATCTCGCGCACGGTACTGGAGCTCAGGTGGACATACGCCTCCCCGGCGATAAGATTGACGATCTCCAGGCTGGGCGCCAGACGGCGGTTGGCCAGCGCCATGCGGAACTCCAGCTCAAAATCGGAGAACACGCGCAGGCCGCGAATGATCGCAATAGCGCCCACTTTCTGCGCATAGTCTACAGTCAATCCGCTA from Anaerolineae bacterium includes the following:
- the fdhD gene encoding formate dehydrogenase accessory sulfurtransferase FdhD produces the protein MADNTPGAFPYTYLTLSGDRLEAVPGGVVDELLLSIYVNAQELATLMCSPLDQEALALGFLFNEGVIRSLAEIRLIRPNASRTAVDIFLNRDRFDPPRRMILTSGCSGGVTFQDLQRTHPPLQTDRTTTPEVIFELMRAMKSAAHLYNRVRGVHTAILGDESGLLLVAEDVGRHNTIDKIAGKALQAGIETRDRILVTSGRISSEMLNKARMMGVPLVASHTSPTSMTVRLAQAWQICVIGYVRQNSMRIYTHPQRLALPPISEGNDLPPEAED
- a CDS encoding ATPase — its product is MDILHLVDRLEDLIDEGRHIPLSKYTMIDEERALEIIDQMRISIPEEIEKANRVLQQRDRLMAQANEEAARLVELARERGDSLISREAIAQAAQSRAANILEQARQEAEAIQADADKYVMDVLSELESQLIRTLTVVRNGINTVNQRQAASRQAPAEASPEAPVQPSVAVSAEQAAN
- the coaD gene encoding pantetheine-phosphate adenylyltransferase; its protein translation is MRRALYPASFDPIHYGHIDIAMRAARLFDELIVAVYDRPNKRLLFSAEERLKLVEESLRHIPNIRFAIYSGLTVDYAQKVGAIAIIRGLRVFSDFELEFRMALANRRLAPSLEIVNLIAGEAYVHLSSSTVREIASLGGEVSTMVPLHVQEALRRKFSELRQNGDNPVYMVSMTD